One window from the genome of Bdellovibrio sp. NC01 encodes:
- a CDS encoding GyrI-like domain-containing protein, with translation MKYVLVFIIAAMISFGVYLATYLGAFKGVEITQAKQGPFKIVYIDHIGPYHKMNKEIEIVEKYFVQLGKPCGRTFGEYLDDPQTVEEARLRAKAGCLVEEVPANMPEGFKSGEFPVRDYVVASFTGSPGIGPMKVYPRVNDFMKEHGLKQEGAVIEIYEIHSITEKNAMTTTYLFPLPSASAEAAPAATATK, from the coding sequence ATGAAATACGTATTGGTATTTATTATCGCAGCTATGATTTCGTTCGGTGTTTACCTTGCAACATACCTTGGTGCCTTTAAAGGTGTTGAAATCACTCAAGCGAAACAAGGTCCTTTCAAAATCGTTTACATCGATCACATCGGTCCTTATCACAAAATGAATAAAGAAATCGAAATCGTTGAAAAGTACTTTGTTCAATTGGGCAAACCTTGCGGCAGAACTTTCGGCGAATACTTGGACGATCCACAGACAGTTGAAGAAGCTCGCTTGCGTGCAAAAGCAGGCTGCTTGGTAGAGGAAGTTCCAGCGAATATGCCAGAAGGCTTCAAATCTGGTGAATTCCCAGTGCGTGATTATGTCGTAGCAAGCTTCACGGGATCGCCTGGTATTGGTCCGATGAAAGTGTACCCACGCGTAAATGATTTTATGAAAGAACACGGCCTTAAACAAGAAGGCGCTGTGATCGAAATCTACGAAATCCATTCTATCACTGAAAAGAATGCGATGACGACAACGTACTTGTTCCCGCTTCCTTCTGCATCAGCAGAGGCTGCCCCAGCAGCAACAGCTACGAAATAG
- a CDS encoding HD family phosphohydrolase — translation MIELAALPERLNKPEVIEKSWVVTLSGNRFSILKPEPDAIRIEDIACALARQARFNGHTRFFYSVGQHSCLGAQVSPTKEVALQMLFHDATETYIGDLVSPVKALLPDFEIIESRIHWAISKKFNLEFPAPKIVKQIDRRLLATEVRDLITKDLKSWGIREDEPFDFPIIPWQPEVTEARFLELARELMK, via the coding sequence ATGATTGAACTAGCTGCTTTACCAGAAAGATTGAACAAACCTGAAGTGATTGAGAAATCATGGGTCGTAACCCTTTCAGGAAATCGTTTTAGCATTCTAAAACCAGAGCCCGATGCGATTCGTATTGAAGACATCGCTTGTGCTTTAGCACGTCAGGCACGCTTCAACGGTCATACGCGTTTTTTCTATAGCGTAGGTCAGCATTCTTGTTTGGGTGCGCAAGTTTCGCCAACGAAAGAAGTGGCCTTGCAGATGCTATTTCATGATGCGACGGAAACGTATATTGGTGACTTGGTGTCTCCGGTTAAAGCATTGCTTCCTGATTTTGAAATTATTGAATCGCGCATTCACTGGGCGATTTCTAAGAAATTCAATCTTGAATTCCCAGCTCCTAAGATTGTGAAACAAATTGATCGTCGCTTGCTTGCGACTGAAGTTCGCGATTTGATCACGAAAGATTTGAAGTCATGGGGTATTCGTGAAGATGAGCCGTTTGATTTCCCAATCATTCCATGGCAGCCGGAAGTGACAGAAGCGCGCTTCTTGGAATTAGCCCGCGAATTGATGAAGTAA
- a CDS encoding PleD family two-component system response regulator: protein MALRVLLADESSTIKKVMQLALSDFAVDVKAVPVGLDVLPVAKTFKPDIVFADVLIAKRNGYEVCSDLKNDPETANIPVVLMWSGFMEVDEAKVAASGANGRLEKPFDADHLRNLVNDLVQKAKTNPVSSFLQFPEMPDFEETPAENAVVSDDAIGNDDVYAIPEESGTGFAVLPEVSDADANPLEIPGEEFSAVPLTSPRGEEEHDEGGWAHQDLTKFKINIPVENEATDFASKFVIPQDDLSNATFEVSGDFEEVSFHGTDAELGPDLTQRPTTSTGVKPAPAKQAPVAAKADPAAGFVENIQRSVKDQMMESLKKGPSAATPSAAKSNIQSQGDMNAEMMEKIVREEAREVIETICWKVLPEIAERIIREEINKILRETEKSI from the coding sequence ATGGCTTTACGCGTCTTACTTGCAGATGAAAGTTCCACAATTAAAAAGGTTATGCAACTGGCTTTGTCAGACTTCGCGGTCGACGTTAAAGCCGTGCCTGTGGGCCTTGATGTTTTGCCTGTCGCTAAGACATTTAAACCTGACATCGTTTTCGCAGATGTGCTTATTGCCAAACGCAATGGCTATGAAGTGTGTTCTGACTTAAAAAACGATCCTGAAACTGCCAACATTCCTGTCGTTTTGATGTGGAGTGGATTCATGGAAGTCGATGAAGCTAAAGTAGCAGCTTCCGGCGCCAATGGCCGTTTAGAAAAACCTTTCGATGCAGATCATTTGCGCAACTTAGTAAATGACCTTGTTCAAAAGGCTAAAACAAATCCTGTTAGCTCATTCTTGCAATTCCCAGAGATGCCAGACTTCGAAGAAACTCCTGCTGAAAATGCAGTCGTATCTGACGATGCCATTGGCAACGACGACGTTTACGCAATCCCAGAGGAAAGCGGAACTGGTTTCGCAGTTCTTCCTGAAGTTTCTGATGCTGATGCAAATCCCCTAGAAATTCCAGGTGAGGAATTCTCTGCAGTGCCTTTGACTTCTCCTCGTGGCGAAGAAGAACACGATGAAGGTGGCTGGGCTCACCAAGATTTGACGAAATTTAAAATCAATATCCCAGTTGAAAATGAAGCGACTGATTTTGCTTCGAAATTTGTGATTCCTCAGGATGATCTTTCGAATGCAACGTTTGAAGTTTCTGGCGACTTTGAAGAAGTTAGTTTCCACGGCACTGATGCTGAATTGGGACCTGACTTAACACAAAGACCTACAACATCAACAGGTGTGAAACCTGCGCCTGCGAAGCAAGCTCCTGTGGCTGCGAAAGCAGATCCTGCTGCTGGATTTGTAGAAAACATTCAGCGTTCCGTTAAAGATCAAATGATGGAATCCCTCAAAAAGGGTCCGTCTGCAGCGACTCCTTCTGCTGCAAAGTCCAATATCCAATCTCAAGGTGACATGAACGCCGAGATGATGGAAAAGATTGTTCGAGAGGAAGCTCGCGAAGTGATCGAAACCATCTGCTGGAAAGTCCTTCCCGAGATTGCAGAACGTATCATTCGCGAAGAGATCAACAAGATCCTTCGTGAAACTGAGAAATCTATTTAG
- a CDS encoding OmpA family protein, whose translation MKKMIVMASMFAVILSACATIEDNKKTAAGAGIGAVVGGVAGAVIGHQTGNRNAGALIGATLGAGVGGLIGNRLDKQQKELEKIAETKRTEQGLITKLKSDILFDTGKADLKPAAKENINQLAAIMKKYPENVLTIKGYTDSTGSDKVNKPLSEKRAQAVRDQLLVAGIPANTVSSLGMGSENPVDASKSKDAYAKNRRVEIEITVDESKVPKQKGA comes from the coding sequence ATGAAAAAAATGATCGTAATGGCGAGCATGTTCGCAGTAATTTTGAGTGCTTGCGCGACTATTGAAGATAATAAAAAAACGGCTGCGGGTGCTGGTATCGGTGCCGTTGTTGGTGGTGTTGCAGGTGCGGTGATTGGTCACCAAACTGGCAATCGTAATGCGGGTGCCCTGATCGGCGCGACACTTGGCGCAGGTGTTGGTGGTTTGATCGGTAATCGTTTAGATAAACAGCAAAAAGAACTAGAAAAAATTGCTGAAACAAAAAGAACTGAACAAGGCCTTATCACGAAGTTGAAAAGCGATATCTTGTTTGACACAGGTAAAGCTGATTTGAAGCCAGCAGCTAAAGAAAACATCAATCAACTAGCTGCAATCATGAAAAAATACCCAGAGAACGTATTGACGATCAAAGGTTACACTGACAGCACGGGTTCAGACAAAGTGAACAAACCACTTTCTGAAAAACGCGCTCAGGCAGTTCGTGATCAATTGCTTGTGGCTGGTATCCCGGCAAACACGGTGTCTTCATTGGGCATGGGTTCTGAAAACCCAGTTGATGCTAGCAAATCTAAAGATGCTTACGCAAAAAATCGTCGCGTAGAAATCGAAATCACTGTTGATGAATCTAAAGTGCCAAAACAAAAAGGCGCATAG
- the nadC gene encoding carboxylating nicotinate-nucleotide diphosphorylase, giving the protein MTLLELIRAAIKEDMPNGDVTTESLALKPRQGRARLKAKEDIVLSGAAAFEQTMQLLEPSCRVKWHFEEGDEILNGQIICTIEGDLLQILKAERVALNFLGHLSGIATLTRRFVKKVQDTSTKILDTRKTTPGFRDLEKRAVVHGGAVNHRMNLSTAILIKDNHISVMGGIKEAISRIREHSNLPIEVETRTLDEVKEAISMGATHLLLDNMNNDMLKQALALIPEGVKTEASGNMNLDRVQSVAQLGVTYISVGALTHSAPCADVSLVFQWEE; this is encoded by the coding sequence ATGACATTGCTTGAACTTATTCGCGCCGCAATCAAAGAAGACATGCCTAATGGTGACGTGACGACTGAGTCGTTAGCGCTAAAACCACGTCAAGGCCGCGCACGCTTGAAAGCAAAAGAAGACATCGTCCTTTCTGGTGCTGCTGCCTTCGAACAAACAATGCAACTGTTGGAACCAAGCTGCCGCGTGAAGTGGCACTTCGAAGAAGGTGACGAGATCTTGAACGGTCAAATCATCTGCACAATCGAAGGCGATCTTTTGCAAATCTTGAAAGCGGAACGCGTGGCTTTGAATTTCTTGGGCCATCTTTCTGGCATCGCGACACTTACTCGTCGTTTCGTAAAAAAAGTTCAAGACACTTCAACGAAGATTCTTGATACACGCAAAACAACTCCGGGCTTTCGTGATCTCGAAAAGCGTGCGGTTGTTCATGGTGGAGCTGTCAATCACCGCATGAATTTAAGCACGGCTATTCTTATTAAAGACAATCACATCTCGGTGATGGGTGGAATTAAAGAAGCTATTTCACGTATTCGTGAACACAGCAATTTGCCAATCGAAGTTGAAACTCGCACTTTGGATGAAGTGAAAGAGGCGATTTCTATGGGCGCGACTCATCTGTTGTTAGATAATATGAATAACGACATGTTGAAACAGGCTTTGGCGTTAATTCCTGAAGGTGTAAAAACTGAAGCCAGCGGCAACATGAATTTGGATCGCGTGCAGTCTGTTGCGCAATTAGGTGTAACTTACATCTCTGTCGGCGCGTTGACTCACTCTGCTCCGTGCGCGGATGTCAGCCTTGTTTTCCAGTGGGAAGAATAA
- a CDS encoding thioredoxin family protein codes for MALTFTPFAELGSDCPQFTLPAIDGKTYSSKDFANGKPLVVMFICNHCPYVQAIEDRLIQLGTDLKKDAINVVAICSNDAADHPEDSFENLQKRAQEKHYPFVYLHDESQDVAKAFGAVCTPDYFVYDGNLKLSYRGRLDDSWKDASKVTKRELYDAVQTLAKGAKVSDEQTASMGCSIKWK; via the coding sequence ATGGCTTTGACATTTACTCCGTTCGCGGAACTTGGATCTGACTGTCCTCAATTTACTTTACCTGCGATCGACGGCAAAACTTACTCGTCGAAGGACTTTGCTAATGGCAAACCTTTAGTGGTGATGTTCATCTGCAATCACTGTCCGTATGTACAAGCGATTGAAGATCGTTTGATTCAATTAGGCACTGATCTTAAAAAAGATGCGATCAATGTGGTTGCAATCTGCTCAAACGATGCGGCCGACCATCCTGAAGACTCATTCGAAAACCTGCAAAAACGTGCACAGGAAAAACACTACCCGTTCGTTTACTTGCACGATGAATCACAGGACGTTGCCAAAGCCTTCGGCGCTGTGTGCACGCCAGATTACTTTGTCTATGATGGCAATTTAAAATTGTCTTACCGTGGTCGCCTTGACGATTCATGGAAAGACGCTTCGAAAGTAACTAAAAGAGAATTATATGACGCCGTTCAAACCCTCGCAAAGGGCGCGAAGGTGTCTGATGAACAAACGGCCTCTATGGGCTGTTCAATTAAGTGGAAGTAA
- the lptG gene encoding LPS export ABC transporter permease LptG: protein MNRIDRYTSWLFIGYFIGGLLIFLTLFTAVDAMSTLSSYKNVAPGTLLNYYLYSFPEIISKLLPVACLMGTILTLTSLNKANELVALFASGMSLLRISTPLLSLVIVLSAVGYAAGDRLIPAATREKNYIFYYDIKKEPHRFSTVKTNKIWYRTKDSIFNIKTLSAQGDKAQGLTMYVFNEAWDLVQMMTAHDVEIKGTQWLLENGTVTIFSKDSSFPLTTQFKTKSIVMAEDSKDLQSAGQTSSMMTQKELEHFINKNKEAGLDTIAYEVDYHSKISFAFAGLVMCLLGIPFSVGRARSGGTMLNVGICLALVFAYYVLYSSGITLGQHGTLPPLAAAWAPNILMGLLALVLLKRTKR from the coding sequence ATGAACCGCATCGACCGTTACACATCATGGCTATTTATTGGTTACTTCATCGGTGGCCTTCTGATTTTTCTGACTCTTTTTACTGCCGTGGATGCGATGTCGACGCTGTCTTCGTATAAGAACGTAGCTCCCGGCACGCTCTTAAACTATTACCTTTATTCATTCCCAGAGATCATTTCAAAGCTGCTTCCGGTCGCCTGTTTGATGGGCACTATTTTGACGCTCACAAGCTTGAATAAAGCCAACGAACTCGTTGCGTTATTTGCAAGCGGGATGAGTCTTTTAAGAATCTCAACGCCGCTCTTATCGTTGGTTATTGTGCTTTCTGCGGTTGGTTATGCTGCTGGTGATCGTCTGATTCCCGCAGCGACTCGTGAAAAGAACTACATCTTTTACTACGACATTAAAAAAGAGCCGCATCGCTTTTCAACGGTCAAGACCAATAAGATCTGGTACCGCACCAAAGATTCCATTTTCAATATTAAAACTCTGAGTGCCCAAGGGGATAAAGCTCAAGGTTTGACAATGTATGTGTTCAACGAGGCGTGGGATTTAGTGCAAATGATGACGGCCCACGATGTCGAAATCAAAGGCACACAGTGGCTTCTTGAAAACGGAACGGTCACGATTTTCAGTAAGGATTCAAGTTTCCCTTTAACGACGCAATTCAAAACGAAAAGCATCGTGATGGCCGAAGACTCGAAAGACCTGCAAAGTGCCGGGCAAACTTCCAGCATGATGACACAAAAAGAGCTGGAACATTTCATCAATAAAAATAAAGAGGCGGGGTTGGATACGATCGCTTATGAGGTCGATTATCACTCGAAAATTAGCTTCGCGTTTGCTGGCCTTGTGATGTGTCTTTTAGGCATCCCTTTCAGTGTCGGTCGTGCTCGTTCGGGGGGCACAATGCTGAACGTGGGGATCTGTTTGGCCCTGGTTTTCGCTTATTACGTGTTATATTCGTCTGGAATCACTCTTGGACAACACGGAACGTTGCCACCTTTAGCGGCAGCGTGGGCACCAAACATACTCATGGGGCTCTTGGCCTTGGTCCTTCTCAAACGCACGAAACGCTGA
- a CDS encoding SIMPL domain-containing protein — protein sequence MKKTIAALILTFATCIAHADDRLIIVSGSAEKGLDPNMVIMNVEVWSKATTAKQAQQLAATQYKQVKKTFDDFKIKKEDIQTDNYSLNPEYIYDQKTQQNKMVGFRVVNNVLVTFRNVADAGNFLDALVVEKKGTDSGVNVNNINWDSDQRQRVETAALADAVHSAKAKAEEIAKAAGVKIKNVARISHGASAIRPPMPMNRGFAMKAMAAGDSAPTELSGGQIKVRVEVTAEYEIN from the coding sequence ATGAAAAAGACAATTGCAGCCCTGATTCTCACATTTGCTACTTGTATCGCTCACGCGGATGATCGCTTGATCATCGTATCTGGTTCAGCCGAAAAAGGTCTTGATCCAAACATGGTTATCATGAACGTCGAGGTATGGAGTAAAGCCACGACTGCGAAACAAGCTCAACAGCTTGCCGCGACTCAATACAAACAAGTGAAGAAAACTTTCGACGATTTCAAAATCAAAAAAGAAGATATCCAAACGGATAACTATTCTTTGAATCCGGAATATATTTACGATCAAAAAACGCAACAAAACAAAATGGTCGGTTTCAGAGTTGTGAACAACGTGCTTGTGACATTCAGAAACGTAGCTGATGCTGGAAATTTCTTGGATGCCTTGGTGGTCGAGAAAAAAGGCACGGATTCTGGTGTGAACGTGAACAACATCAACTGGGATTCAGATCAAAGACAAAGGGTTGAAACAGCGGCATTGGCAGATGCTGTTCATTCAGCAAAAGCAAAAGCGGAAGAAATTGCCAAAGCTGCGGGCGTAAAAATCAAAAATGTGGCGCGTATTTCTCACGGTGCTTCAGCAATCAGACCGCCAATGCCGATGAATCGTGGCTTTGCGATGAAAGCAATGGCAGCGGGGGATAGCGCACCCACTGAACTTTCAGGTGGACAGATCAAAGTTCGCGTTGAAGTGACAGCAGAATACGAAATCAACTAA
- a CDS encoding biotin synthetase — MDTPVADIKIGDITARWAENNHLFASYHASIESTNTLAKEEAFHESMLQESLCLYVTDSQTAGRGRGKNSWIHDQVGSALLSSWSYLLNVKPQPTLACLVGLAVYRACSTTWPFLQWNLKAPNDIYIGDKKVAGILLENVVQGNDVRLIIGLGFNVTASPEAVTTSTSLLEELPPGAPLLGQDYLAFLDRLLFELTDAVSHSDEQLSPTDQLSLLTALNLHPLLKEKYTMVEANGSLLVGDKKIDWMSL, encoded by the coding sequence ATGGACACTCCAGTAGCAGATATCAAAATTGGTGATATCACAGCTCGTTGGGCTGAAAACAATCACCTATTCGCGTCTTATCACGCTTCGATTGAAAGCACGAACACACTTGCCAAAGAAGAAGCTTTTCACGAATCGATGCTGCAAGAATCTTTGTGCTTGTACGTGACTGATTCCCAAACAGCAGGTCGCGGTCGTGGTAAAAATTCTTGGATTCATGATCAAGTGGGATCGGCTTTGTTAAGTTCATGGTCGTATTTGTTGAATGTGAAGCCTCAACCGACATTAGCATGTCTTGTGGGCCTTGCAGTTTACAGAGCATGCTCGACGACGTGGCCCTTCTTACAGTGGAATTTGAAAGCTCCGAATGACATTTATATCGGCGACAAAAAAGTGGCTGGTATTCTGCTAGAAAACGTTGTGCAAGGTAACGATGTTCGTTTGATCATTGGTCTTGGTTTCAACGTCACAGCTTCACCAGAGGCAGTGACAACATCGACAAGTCTTTTGGAAGAGCTGCCACCGGGTGCTCCCCTTTTGGGTCAAGATTACTTGGCGTTCTTGGATCGTTTGTTGTTTGAATTGACGGATGCAGTTTCACATTCTGATGAGCAGCTTTCGCCAACAGATCAATTGTCTTTGCTGACAGCTTTGAATCTTCATCCTTTGTTGAAAGAAAAATACACAATGGTTGAAGCCAACGGCAGTCTTCTAGTGGGTGATAAAAAAATCGACTGGATGAGTTTATAA